Proteins encoded in a region of the Bombiscardovia apis genome:
- a CDS encoding ABC transporter permease, with the protein MKALIVKEFRELLRDKRTLAMLIAMPVLLLFIFGYAANFSVDRVKVAVIGEQAQSYQERIDKLQAVKEGVTIVSTNPARSGQNDAEQIFRDRKADAVISVKSDAKSSDQLADQADIYIDGSGLFAAQSAKRVFLQMNAEDVQAGMKETRTKAETAQKTAMQTQQQSMQNYLKQMQEYQVQAQAAAQQGQPAPPAPQMPQVSQPQRSGNSDPTTASVSAKTDNTKVLFNPELKTSFIMIPGLIGLIMTLIGTMITSIGLVREREQGTLEQLAVMPIRPGAVIMGKIAPYFLLALFDMAVITGLGMWVFGLPFNGDFWPFLLGTVIFLFVVLGLGIFISTVSQNSGQAVQLAMMLVMPQMLLSGMIFPLESMASVIRWIGYLLPLTWFNELTQGTMLRGASWGSTWMPLLILAAEAVIIFSASTLKLRNLLTHGGGR; encoded by the coding sequence GTGAAGGCGCTGATAGTCAAGGAATTCCGCGAGCTCTTGCGAGACAAACGCACGCTTGCCATGCTCATAGCCATGCCCGTTTTGCTGCTATTCATTTTTGGATACGCAGCCAACTTCTCTGTGGACCGAGTCAAAGTCGCCGTCATCGGCGAGCAAGCGCAGAGCTACCAAGAGCGCATCGACAAGCTCCAGGCCGTCAAAGAGGGAGTTACCATCGTCAGCACGAACCCTGCGCGATCTGGGCAAAACGATGCCGAACAGATCTTCCGCGACCGCAAGGCCGATGCCGTTATCAGTGTCAAAAGTGACGCAAAATCCAGCGACCAGCTGGCCGATCAAGCCGACATTTATATCGACGGTTCAGGCCTCTTCGCCGCTCAATCCGCCAAGCGAGTTTTCCTGCAAATGAACGCAGAAGACGTGCAGGCCGGCATGAAAGAAACCCGCACCAAAGCTGAAACTGCTCAAAAAACCGCCATGCAAACTCAGCAGCAAAGCATGCAAAACTACCTGAAGCAGATGCAGGAATACCAAGTTCAGGCTCAAGCCGCCGCCCAGCAAGGCCAGCCAGCACCGCCAGCGCCTCAAATGCCGCAGGTTTCACAGCCCCAACGCTCCGGCAATTCCGACCCAACGACTGCCTCTGTCAGCGCCAAAACCGACAACACCAAGGTCCTCTTCAATCCAGAGCTCAAGACCTCATTTATCATGATTCCCGGCCTCATCGGACTCATCATGACCCTCATCGGCACGATGATTACCAGCATCGGCCTCGTCCGCGAGCGCGAGCAGGGCACCCTAGAGCAGCTAGCCGTTATGCCCATCCGCCCCGGCGCGGTCATTATGGGCAAAATTGCACCCTACTTCTTGCTGGCTCTGTTCGACATGGCCGTCATCACTGGCTTAGGCATGTGGGTCTTCGGCCTGCCCTTCAACGGCGATTTCTGGCCCTTCCTCCTGGGCACGGTCATCTTCCTGTTCGTAGTTCTAGGCCTGGGCATTTTTATCTCGACAGTATCACAAAACTCGGGCCAAGCCGTGCAGCTCGCTATGATGCTGGTCATGCCTCAAATGCTCTTAAGTGGCATGATTTTCCCACTGGAATCGATGGCCTCGGTCATCCGTTGGATTGGCTACTTACTACCGCTCACATGGTTTAACGAACTGACTCAGGGGACTATGCTCCGCGGTGCTTCTTGGGGTTCCACTTGGATGCCGCTCCTTATTTTAGCTGCCGAAGCCGTGATTATTTTCAGCGCTTCCACGCTCAAACTGCGCAACCTACTCACTCACGGAGGCGGACGGTGA
- a CDS encoding TetR/AcrR family transcriptional regulator, which yields MTAKVQKDDGELRLTAQSQETATKGHRRGRPKTGEASTTYTDILAAARKEFSDKGFDHVTMRGIAREAGCDPKLVHYYFGSKDQLFATTVAEIIGESHLLDRLQREDATAAVHTGESFVRAFLEFIGGSELGQLYLAMIRDVGSDEHMRSMMVEFVSKQLVSPQIRNLRVDHVQERMMLVGTQMLGLLVVRYVLDAQPLALMSVEQVGRIVGPVVDHYLYDPLPLPPDE from the coding sequence ATGACGGCGAAAGTTCAGAAGGACGATGGTGAACTGCGTCTGACTGCTCAAAGTCAAGAGACGGCGACGAAGGGCCATCGCAGGGGCCGGCCAAAGACTGGCGAAGCGTCCACGACGTATACGGATATCTTGGCAGCTGCGCGCAAAGAGTTCTCTGACAAAGGTTTTGACCATGTCACCATGCGAGGAATTGCGCGCGAAGCTGGCTGCGATCCAAAACTGGTGCACTACTATTTTGGCTCGAAAGATCAGTTATTTGCAACTACTGTGGCAGAGATTATCGGCGAAAGCCATTTGCTTGATAGGCTACAGCGTGAAGATGCAACTGCGGCTGTGCACACCGGAGAGAGTTTCGTTCGTGCATTCCTAGAGTTCATAGGGGGGTCCGAGCTTGGGCAACTCTATTTGGCAATGATTCGCGATGTCGGCAGTGACGAGCACATGAGGTCAATGATGGTGGAATTTGTGAGTAAGCAATTGGTCTCGCCACAAATTCGTAATCTGCGAGTGGATCATGTCCAAGAGCGAATGATGCTTGTCGGCACGCAAATGTTGGGACTACTTGTTGTGCGGTACGTGCTCGATGCCCAACCTCTCGCTCTTATGTCGGTTGAGCAAGTTGGGCGCATTGTGGGTCCCGTGGTTGACCACTACCTTTACGATCCACTCCCGCTTCCTCCTGACGAGTGA
- a CDS encoding formate/nitrite transporter family protein yields MSEKLYESVNELPSDEDLKPLFPGRTFISTVLDAVDSKDTMTGKMTGKYLQRAVMAGLFVGIFFTAFFYIVGQFASDPANPGLKLAGRVIAALTFGWALVLIYYTNSELLTSNMMVVTVGVYHKRLGWLHSLRILGLCLLGNLLGALIVAIILRFSSIISGPTMDQMLAAASTKTGYVMGGWHGIADLFVRGILCNFCINIAMLMVYNGKLSNDFTKCTIMVVAVFVFAFCGFEHSVADSALFLILGMYGKVNAWQAIATVAVAMLGNFVGGGILIGLNFATMNDERRYSPEALAE; encoded by the coding sequence GTGAGTGAAAAATTGTATGAATCTGTTAATGAACTGCCTAGCGACGAAGATCTGAAGCCTCTGTTCCCCGGGCGAACTTTTATTTCTACCGTGCTCGATGCTGTCGATAGCAAAGACACGATGACCGGCAAGATGACTGGCAAATACCTGCAGCGCGCAGTCATGGCGGGCCTCTTCGTGGGCATTTTCTTCACCGCATTCTTCTACATCGTTGGCCAATTCGCCTCAGACCCTGCCAATCCGGGCCTCAAACTGGCCGGCCGCGTGATCGCCGCACTCACTTTCGGTTGGGCGCTCGTGCTCATTTATTACACCAATTCCGAGTTGCTCACCTCTAACATGATGGTGGTCACCGTTGGCGTTTACCACAAGCGCCTAGGCTGGCTCCACTCCCTACGCATCCTCGGCCTATGCCTTTTGGGCAACCTGCTGGGCGCACTCATAGTGGCGATTATCTTGCGCTTCTCCTCCATCATCTCGGGCCCAACTATGGACCAAATGCTGGCGGCAGCATCAACCAAAACCGGCTATGTGATGGGCGGCTGGCACGGCATCGCCGACCTCTTCGTGCGCGGCATCCTCTGCAATTTCTGCATCAATATCGCTATGCTCATGGTCTACAACGGTAAGCTTTCCAACGATTTCACCAAGTGCACTATCATGGTCGTGGCCGTCTTCGTCTTCGCTTTCTGCGGATTCGAGCACTCGGTCGCCGACTCGGCCCTCTTCCTCATTCTCGGCATGTACGGCAAGGTCAACGCTTGGCAGGCCATCGCCACTGTCGCAGTAGCTATGCTCGGCAATTTCGTAGGCGGCGGCATCCTCATAGGCCTCAACTTCGCCACCATGAACGACGAACGCCGCTACTCCCCCGAAGCCCTCGCCGAGTAG
- a CDS encoding M48 family metallopeptidase — protein sequence MLVSCAIARKRVSSQGEVSREWLQVGSQRVLLVRKRVKNVYLRVKPPDGRVEITAPVRLSQAEIRRFISSRQAWIERAQDRIARSAQSLGPGSAGPQPANLAEGTTSEERLREAKLIIEQQLPALLDKWVPIVGRGPSAISLRRMTTRWGSCTPATRRIRLNLELAWLDPKFLEYVLVHELTHLRASGHGALFQSLMSSYLPQWRMLRKELNQHIIV from the coding sequence ATGCTGGTTTCTTGCGCTATTGCCCGCAAACGGGTCTCTTCTCAGGGCGAAGTTTCCCGCGAATGGCTGCAAGTGGGCTCTCAGCGGGTTTTACTCGTGCGCAAGCGTGTCAAAAACGTGTATTTGCGGGTGAAACCGCCGGACGGGCGCGTGGAAATTACTGCGCCGGTGAGGTTGTCTCAGGCGGAAATTCGCCGATTTATAAGTTCGCGGCAGGCTTGGATAGAACGCGCTCAAGACCGTATTGCCCGCTCTGCTCAGTCGCTTGGGCCAGGTTCTGCCGGGCCGCAGCCGGCGAATTTGGCCGAAGGGACTACTAGCGAGGAGCGCCTGCGCGAGGCGAAGCTGATAATCGAGCAGCAACTGCCGGCCTTGCTTGATAAGTGGGTGCCAATTGTGGGACGGGGACCGAGCGCGATTAGTTTGCGGCGTATGACGACTCGGTGGGGGTCTTGCACGCCTGCAACCCGGCGTATTCGGCTCAATCTTGAGCTGGCCTGGCTCGATCCAAAGTTTTTGGAATACGTGCTGGTTCACGAGCTGACTCACTTGCGAGCTTCGGGGCATGGAGCGCTGTTCCAAAGTTTGATGAGTTCCTACTTGCCGCAGTGGCGAATGTTGCGCAAAGAGCTCAATCAGCACATTATCGTCTGA
- a CDS encoding ATP-binding cassette domain-containing protein, whose translation MNAQSVTLKQVSVTYHGSTSPALNRFTGSLVPGEVTALTGGDGAGKTTLLKLLAGQVQPSDGSVEGLPGKERLGYQPADSGVWRDMSVIENMRFSASIYHMSEVLARPRIQQLLNAANLDYARERTGRNLSGGMRQKLGVIMAALHRPDLLLLDEPTTGVDPTSREEIWTLISAEAAAGSAVVFATTYLDEAERSSKLYLMNRGKALASGTAVQVQEQAPGQLWQAGSAQGKELSKYSLFGTSLEERPAQAAFHNWRRANTAYIWTNPQDHRQPADFTKASFDLENASIAFLLEDDERTSPSQQSGQQRSQPEPNGTKFAAKLPNREHSATETEKMAQSSRQNARIANIRPLPGSTAANQSLAAPAGTPLLEASRVVKRFGDFTALHGVSLDVKPGEIVGLIGGNGAGKTTLIRILLGLEQPTEGSGGLFGKAPSLDSRRHIGYVPQGMGLYPAMSAQENMSFAASIYQAQPRGWVADYAKQLGKLPVGQQPLGAQRLLAYAIADEHEPELLILDEPTSGMDPVSRMRLWRELHRKADQGLGILVTTHYMAEASQCDRCVIMARGQVKAEGTVDQIISGHTSLSLETANWEEAFNQLKSAGLTVSLDGTTLRLPDADPSQVQPVLQNAGIEAQMSSSKATLEEILTLVSGDDSGK comes from the coding sequence GTGAACGCACAATCGGTAACACTCAAACAAGTCAGCGTCACATACCACGGTTCAACCAGCCCGGCCCTCAACCGCTTTACCGGAAGCCTTGTGCCTGGTGAAGTTACGGCCTTGACCGGCGGCGATGGCGCAGGCAAAACCACCCTGCTCAAACTGCTGGCGGGCCAAGTTCAGCCCAGCGATGGCAGCGTGGAGGGCCTTCCCGGCAAAGAACGCCTCGGATACCAGCCTGCTGATTCTGGCGTGTGGCGCGACATGTCTGTCATAGAAAACATGCGCTTCTCGGCGAGCATTTACCACATGTCTGAGGTATTGGCTCGCCCGCGCATTCAGCAGCTTCTGAACGCTGCGAATCTTGACTATGCCCGAGAGCGCACTGGCCGCAATCTCTCCGGAGGCATGCGTCAGAAGTTGGGCGTCATTATGGCGGCTCTGCACAGACCAGACCTGCTCCTTCTCGACGAGCCCACCACCGGCGTAGACCCCACCAGCCGCGAGGAAATCTGGACGCTCATCTCTGCTGAGGCGGCCGCAGGCAGCGCCGTAGTATTCGCCACTACTTACTTAGACGAGGCCGAGCGCTCTTCCAAGCTGTACCTGATGAACCGCGGAAAGGCGCTGGCCTCTGGCACGGCAGTGCAAGTGCAAGAACAGGCTCCCGGTCAACTCTGGCAGGCGGGCAGCGCTCAGGGCAAAGAGCTCAGCAAGTACTCCCTCTTTGGCACCAGCTTGGAAGAGCGACCGGCTCAGGCCGCTTTCCACAACTGGCGGCGGGCCAATACCGCTTACATTTGGACCAATCCGCAAGACCACCGGCAGCCAGCCGACTTCACCAAGGCCAGCTTCGACTTGGAAAACGCTAGCATCGCCTTCCTGCTCGAAGACGACGAGCGTACATCGCCAAGTCAGCAGAGCGGGCAGCAGCGCAGTCAGCCAGAACCAAACGGCACAAAGTTCGCGGCAAAACTTCCGAATCGCGAACATTCGGCCACTGAGACAGAGAAAATGGCACAAAGTTCGCGGCAGAACGCTCGAATCGCGAACATTCGGCCACTGCCGGGTTCAACAGCCGCTAATCAGAGCCTAGCCGCGCCCGCCGGCACTCCTCTCCTGGAGGCAAGCAGGGTAGTTAAGCGCTTCGGCGACTTTACTGCTTTGCATGGGGTGTCTCTAGACGTGAAACCGGGCGAAATCGTGGGCCTCATTGGCGGCAACGGCGCGGGTAAGACCACGCTGATTCGCATTCTCCTCGGCCTTGAGCAGCCAACGGAGGGTTCGGGCGGGCTCTTCGGCAAGGCTCCCAGTCTGGATTCGCGCAGGCACATCGGCTACGTACCGCAAGGCATGGGCCTCTACCCCGCTATGTCGGCTCAGGAGAACATGAGTTTCGCTGCCAGCATTTACCAAGCACAACCGAGAGGCTGGGTGGCTGACTATGCCAAGCAGTTAGGCAAACTCCCAGTGGGCCAGCAGCCGCTCGGAGCTCAACGCTTACTGGCGTATGCGATTGCAGACGAGCACGAGCCCGAACTGCTTATCCTCGACGAGCCCACTTCTGGCATGGACCCGGTCTCGCGCATGAGACTCTGGCGGGAGCTCCATCGCAAGGCAGACCAAGGCTTGGGCATACTCGTGACCACACATTACATGGCCGAAGCCAGCCAGTGCGACCGCTGCGTCATCATGGCTCGGGGCCAAGTCAAAGCGGAGGGCACTGTGGACCAAATCATCTCCGGGCACACTTCACTCAGTTTGGAAACCGCCAATTGGGAGGAGGCATTCAACCAGCTCAAGAGCGCCGGCCTGACTGTTTCGCTCGACGGCACGACCTTGCGCCTGCCCGACGCCGACCCAAGCCAGGTTCAGCCAGTACTACAAAATGCAGGAATTGAAGCTCAGATGAGCTCCAGCAAGGCTACGCTGGAAGAGATACTGACTTTGGTCAGCGGAGACGATTCCGGGAAGTAA
- a CDS encoding BspA family leucine-rich repeat surface protein, with product MQLSGVLLASASLFTAAVLTASPNSTPAANAGSLVKSGCTAVPTQAWGTSSWSLDTSCTLHIGAGTTADSVGASAPWGPAGNADYSADITSVVFDDPANTHLAANSSALFENLSNATTIQGIDQVDTSAVTNMYNMFAFSGFNALDLHQWNTGNVTIMQGIFQTAAASSINVTGWDTNRVTDMNSAFATTTNVTQLDLSSWDVSNVAQMSNMFYNSGATSINVTGWNTRSVTTMSGLFNGSHVSQLNVANWNTSAVTNMLGMFSGTDIESLDVSGWNTSAVNPARMANMFPQGLSTIVLGANAKFTDDAFSSVAPSVPGGNGHWSRQGNNTGIASQWWVSSSTGMAANNELAARSRAGAAGTYSIQRSTSVNFDGNGNGLTITGVPNSIQALWPDQNGALIPSSIPTESSNAKVFAGWDTTSNGTGISYQPGDRFLTQETPQTLYAKWQAASVPSPNPTPTPTPTPTPTPTPNPTPNPAPNPTPNPAPNPGPSPVVETVEQVFYPNSADATGTVEPIEVPTVGGLQVFPANSFTRIGYVFVGWSATADGSGKIYQPGEPIPISLTRADSVVWYAIWKAETPAATVTPADPTDPAAPAAPNPANSAAPSDSEANSDKKLTADPSKHETKQSSRPRAATSQQKELARTGVNGLVQVFTLLAVALTGSAALMFAICRKGQDKLNN from the coding sequence TTGCAGTTATCTGGCGTGCTCCTTGCTTCAGCTTCATTATTCACTGCGGCGGTTCTTACCGCTTCACCCAATTCAACTCCGGCCGCAAATGCAGGCAGCTTAGTTAAGTCAGGATGCACAGCAGTTCCGACGCAGGCTTGGGGAACATCTTCTTGGTCGCTAGACACCTCCTGCACATTGCACATCGGTGCTGGCACCACGGCAGATTCTGTTGGAGCTAGTGCACCTTGGGGCCCAGCAGGTAACGCCGATTATTCAGCTGACATCACTTCCGTAGTATTTGATGATCCAGCTAATACCCATTTGGCAGCTAACTCCAGCGCTCTTTTTGAGAATCTCAGCAACGCTACCACTATCCAAGGCATTGACCAGGTTGATACATCTGCCGTCACCAACATGTACAACATGTTTGCTTTTAGTGGATTTAACGCCCTCGATTTGCACCAATGGAATACCGGCAATGTGACTATTATGCAGGGCATTTTCCAAACCGCTGCAGCCTCTTCTATCAATGTAACCGGCTGGGACACAAACCGAGTTACTGATATGAATAGTGCGTTCGCCACGACCACCAACGTAACCCAATTGGATCTTTCTAGCTGGGATGTTTCCAACGTCGCTCAAATGTCAAATATGTTTTATAACAGTGGTGCAACGAGCATTAATGTAACTGGTTGGAACACTCGCAGCGTAACTACCATGTCGGGCTTGTTTAATGGCAGCCATGTCAGCCAGCTTAATGTAGCAAACTGGAATACCTCTGCGGTAACGAATATGCTAGGCATGTTCTCCGGCACAGATATCGAATCTTTAGATGTATCCGGATGGAACACAAGCGCTGTCAATCCTGCAAGAATGGCGAACATGTTCCCCCAAGGCCTGAGCACTATCGTTTTAGGAGCTAATGCTAAGTTTACCGACGATGCATTCTCCTCTGTTGCACCTTCCGTTCCTGGTGGCAATGGGCACTGGTCTCGCCAAGGCAATAATACGGGTATTGCCTCGCAATGGTGGGTCTCCTCGTCGACCGGCATGGCTGCCAATAACGAACTTGCTGCTCGCTCGCGGGCAGGTGCGGCAGGCACATATTCGATTCAGCGCTCAACTTCTGTGAATTTCGACGGCAACGGCAACGGCTTAACCATTACCGGCGTTCCTAACTCAATACAGGCGCTGTGGCCTGACCAGAATGGCGCTCTTATTCCATCGTCAATCCCAACTGAGTCCAGCAACGCGAAGGTGTTTGCTGGCTGGGATACCACTTCAAACGGCACCGGCATAAGCTATCAGCCCGGAGATCGCTTCCTGACTCAAGAAACGCCTCAGACGCTGTATGCGAAATGGCAAGCGGCTTCAGTTCCTAGTCCGAACCCTACGCCTACGCCTACACCTACACCTACACCTACACCCACTCCAAACCCCACTCCAAACCCTGCTCCAAACCCCACACCGAACCCTGCTCCAAACCCAGGGCCTTCTCCTGTGGTTGAAACCGTTGAACAGGTGTTTTACCCCAACAGCGCCGATGCGACTGGTACGGTTGAGCCAATCGAAGTTCCCACCGTGGGCGGGCTACAAGTTTTCCCAGCAAACTCGTTCACACGCATCGGCTATGTGTTCGTCGGATGGTCGGCTACTGCTGACGGCTCCGGTAAAATTTATCAGCCCGGCGAACCTATACCCATTTCCTTAACCCGCGCAGATTCGGTGGTTTGGTACGCCATCTGGAAAGCTGAGACCCCAGCTGCCACAGTTACTCCAGCCGATCCAACCGACCCAGCTGCACCGGCTGCACCTAACCCAGCAAACTCGGCTGCTCCATCTGATAGTGAAGCGAATAGCGATAAGAAACTCACTGCAGATCCAAGCAAGCACGAGACTAAACAATCATCAAGGCCTCGGGCAGCAACCAGTCAGCAGAAAGAATTAGCGCGCACAGGCGTAAACGGACTTGTGCAAGTCTTTACTCTTCTCGCAGTTGCTTTAACGGGCTCAGCTGCCCTTATGTTTGCCATCTGCCGCAAGGGGCAAGACAAACTCAATAACTAA